Below is a genomic region from Neisseria arctica.
ACACGCGCCGACACCCCTGCCGCCGATAAGCGGTTGCGGGTATTTTCCAAAGCCTGAGCCTGTACATCAAACGCCCATACGCGCCCTGTCTCTCCCACAGCCTCGGCCAACACCAGCGTATCATGGCCGTTGCCCGCCGTACCGTCTAAGGCACGTCCGCCCTCACCAATGGCGGCACGTAACAGCTTGTGTGCAAACGGCAGGATATTGTCGAGATGCTTCATCGGCTTTGTCTTATAAACCCAACTCGCGCAGGAAACGCACGTCGTCGGCCCAACCGGATTTCACTTTCACCCATACTTTTAAGAAAACTTTGGTGTCGAACAGTTTTTCCATATCCAACCGCGCTTCGGTCGAAATTTTCTTCAGCCGCTCGCCGCCTTTGCCGATTAAAATCGCCTTCTGGCTGTCTTTATCCACCAAAACGGCGATATAAATCCGATACATGCCGCTTTCTTCTTCCTCAAACTGCTCTACCTCCACGTTCATGGCATAAGGCAGTTCCTCACCCAAATAGCGGAACAGTTTTTCACGAACAATCTCCATCGCCAAAAAGCGGCTGGATTTGTCGGTAACCATATCCTCGGGATACATCGGAATACTTTCGGGCAGAAACGGCTTGAGGGTTTCGAGCAGGTTTGCAATGCGCAGACCGTGTTTGGCACTCACCACCTCCACGCCTGCAAAATCAAACTCAGTACACACCTCGGCAATAAACGCATCCAATGCCAATTTGTCCTTGGCTTTGTCTTTATCTATCTTATTCACCACCAGCAAAACCGGTGTGCGCTTGGGCAATTGCTGCAATACGATGCGGTCGGCATCGCTAAAACGCATCGCCTCCACCACGAAAACGATTACGTCTACGCCGCTGACGGCTTCGGTAACATTCAGATTCAGCCGGTCGTTGAGCGCGTTACGGTGATGGGTTTGAAAACCCGGGGTATCAACAAACACAAATTGCGCCGTATCATCGGTATAGATACCGGTTACCTTATGGCGCGTGGTTTGTGCTTTTTTACTGGTAATGCTGATTTTTTGACCGATAAGGTGGTTCATTAATGTTGACTTACCGACATTCGGCCTGCCTACTATCGCCACGAAGCCACAGCGATAACCGTTGGCATCCGGAATTTGAAATTGGGTATCGTCCATATTCATAAAATGATTTTCCTGTTTCCAGACGGCATGCTCTCAAATCAAAGCTGTCTGAATCATGATTTTTTACTTTTCTTTGGTGAACGGTGCTGCTCAAGCCAAGCCAATGCTTCTTTTGCCGTACTTTGCTCTGCCGCCTTACGGCTGCCTGCCTCGGCGTAACAGATAAAACCAAGCTCGCCCAAATCGCAAGATACTCTGAAAATACTGTCGGCGCCTTCACCGGTTTGCTTTTCAATACGGTATTTTGGCAAAGCTAGGCGTTGCGCCTGCAAAAACTCCTGCAACAGGGTCTTGGCATCTTTACCTTGGTTTTTAAAATCTACCGTTTTCACCCGCTCGGCAAACAAACGGCGCACCACTTTCTCTGCCGCGGCAAAATCCGCATCAAAGCTGACGGCGGCAAACAAAGCCTCCAACGCATCGGCCAATATGGAGGGACGGTTGAAGCCGCCGCTTTTCAATTCGCCCACACCGAGAAACAAGGCATCTCCCAGTTTCATTTCTACGGCGATTTCCGCCAATACCGCTTCGTTCACCAAATTCGCTCTCAAGCGCGACAACTCACCCTCGCTTAATTTGGGAAAAGCATCAAATAGCATTTTGGCAACGGTATAATTCAAAATCGCATCGCCGATAAATTCGAAGCGTTCGTTATTGTTGGCTGAGAAGCTGCGGTGGGTCAACGCCCGTTCAAGCAAGGAGCGGTCGGAAAAACTATAACCCGCCTGCTTTTCAATACGGGCAAAATGGTTTTGCTGCAAAGTTCTGCGGTTCATAATGGCTGTAAAAATAAAAACATTAACCGGAACTGCTCTACAGCTCCGGTATAGATAGGCTGCTATTGTACCGCATTCACACCATACATAGCTGAGAAAATCACTTCGGCACGTTCTCCCATCCTATATTATATAAACACACAAAACCAAAATTTATTCCAATCTCCTCTTCGCCCCCGTTTGCAAACAAAAGGCCGCCTGAAAATTTCAGACGGCCTTGATAACAAATAACACTCTACATCACAAAACCGCTAAAGCAGCCGTATAGTCCGGTTCATGGGCGATTTCGGCAACTAGCTCGCTATGCAATACCCGATTGTTTTCATCCAGTACAACCACTGCACGGGCAGTCAAGCCTTGCAACGCACCGGAGACCAAAGCCACACCGTAATTTTCAGGAAAATCACTGCGGAATGTAGAGAGCATGGATACGTTTTCAATGCCTTCGGCACCGCAAAAACGTGCTTGGGCAAACGGTAGGTCGGCAGAGATACATAATACGGCCGTATTGGCCACAGCGGCTGCTTGTTCATTAAATGTCCGCACAGATTTGGCGCATACGCCGGTATCCACGCTCGGAAAAATATTCAGAATTTTGCGCTTACCGGAAAAATCAGCCAGGCTTTTTTGCGACAAATCCCCGGCAGTCAAACTGAAATCCGGCGCGGTTTGGCCTGCTTGTAAAAAGTTACCGGCCACTTCTACCGGTTTGCCCTGCAAAGTTACTTGAGACATGCTGCGATCCTTTCATCACGATATTAAACCGCTTTACACACAGGCAAAGCGGCAGGATAAACCGATACTTCGGTTTGGGTAAGCGCAAACAGTTTTTCCAACTGCAACTGCGCCTGATTTTGTGCGTGCTCCAAAATACCCGCTTTGCAAGCGCTGGTTAAAACCTGCCGCCTACCCTCCGCTTGTACGGTTTGGAAAACAGTTTTATCTACCGGATGCAAACCAAGCGAACCGGTTTTTAAATCATAAACTTCTATATCGTCTAAATTCACACTTAAAATTTCTACCGGCGGCAAACTGATAATCACCTTGTTATCCACCACATTCACATGTTCGGGCGTCAGCTTGTTCAAATCCACTCCGGCCACCACCCGGCCCTTAGCTAGAAACAAACCTCGTTGCGCATCCTGCCACAAAGCATACCAATTGCCCTGCTTTTCGGTTTTGATAATCGTGTCGATATAAAACGCCGTACTTTCAAGACGGTTTAAGTCTTGAATCTGGGTAAGCACACCTTCGCGCGTTAATACCTTTGTATTTTCAGACGGCTTCAAAGCACCATAATGCAACCACATTGCATAAGCACCTGCTGCCAACAATACCGATACGGCCAAGCGAAATAAAATCTTCATCACTGATAAGCAAGATAATTCAGTTGTTTAAGTTTTCTATATATGATCACACTGCGGCCGATTTCAACACCGCCGCCGTGTAAATTCGTGTATGGCACGAAAACGTTTGCGATTCCTATCACCGCGCCTTGTCCGTAAAAATACCGCTAACCGTATATGTGCAAATAAGTTTGGCCGATGTTACGCAGATACTTTGTTAAAGGCCGTCTGAAATATATTTCAGACGGCCTTTTTTTATCAAACGTATGTTTTTGAAATAGATATTTCATACGAAAGCAATAAAAAAGCCGCCCGAAATATTCAGACGGCCCCGATACAAACTACATCACATCCAGTGTTTCAATACCCAACAAACCCAACCCCTGCTTCAGTGTTTCGCCCGTAAGTGCGGCCAATTGCAGGCGGCTGTTTCGCGTACTTCCTTCGGCTTTCAGAATCGGACAAGCCTCGTAGAAACGGCTGAACAAAGTTGCCACTTGGTAGAGATAGGCCGCCAAATAGTGTGGATTCAGCGTATCGGCCACGCTTTGCAACACGTCTTCAAATTTCAGCAGTTCAACGGCAAGCTGTTTTTCCAAAGGTTCGACCAACTCGGGCTTGGTATTTTCATCCCATTCACCCGCTTTACGGAATACGCTTTGTACGCGGGTATAGGCGTATTGCAAATAAGGCGCTGTATTGCCTTCGAAGCTGAGCATTTCATCCCAGTTGAATACATAATCGCTAAGGCGGTTTTTACTCAAATCAGCGTATTTTACCGCACCAATGCCGACGACTTGACCTATTTGCGCAGCTTCTTCGTCACTTAAATTGGTATTTTTACTTTTTACTAAACCTATTGCGCGTTCAACTGATTCGTCCAGCAAATCCACCAGCTTCACCGTATCACCACTGCGGGTTTTAAACGGTTTGCCGTCTTGCCCCATCATGGTACCGAAACCGATAAACTCTGCCTTTACATTTTCAGGCAGATAGCCTGCCTTGCGCGAAGTGGCAAATAGTTGCTCGAAGTGTAGTTTTTGACGGGTATCCACCACATATAACAAACGGTCGGCTTTCAAGTTGCCTACACGGTAACGCACGCAGGCCAAATCGGTACTGGCATATAAAAAACCGCCGCCTTGTTTTTGCACGATAAACGCTGCCGGTTCGCCGTCTTTGTTTTTGAACTCGTCCAAAAACACGACTTTGGCACCTTCATCATCCACCGCCAGATTTTTCGCAACCAAATCATCCACAACGGTTTGCAAATCATCATTGTATTTAGATTCACCCGCCACATCCGCCGGCGTTAGCTTGAGCCCCAAAGTATCGTAAACGGCTTGGGCATGCTTAAGCGAAATCTCTACAAACTGCTTCCATAACGCCAATACGGTTTCATCACCGCCTTGCAGTTTCACCACATATTCACGGGCGGTATCGGCAAAAGCGGTATCTTCGTCAAAACGCACTTTCGCGGCACGGTAAAACTGCTCTAAATCGGCCAATTCAAACTCGGCATTTTCCTGTTGCTGCTCCACCATATAAGCCACCAGCATGCCGAATTGTGTTCCCCAATCGCCCACATGGTTTTGGGCAATCACCTTATGGCCAAGGTAAGACAATACGCGGTTGAGGCTGTCACCGATAATGCTTGAACGCAAATGGCCTACATGCATTTCTTTAGCCAAATTCGGAGAAGAATAATCAATCACTACTGTTTGCGGATCGGAACAGGGGCTGACGTTCAGATGGCCGTCTGAAAGTGCCGCATACACCTCTTCTGCCAAAAATCCGGCTTTCAGTCGCAAGTTGATAAAACCCGGGCCTGCAACTTCGGCAGACTCTATCACGCTGTTTTGCAATAATGCATCGGCAACTTTTTGGGCCAACTCGCGCGGGTTTTGCTTACTTTTTTTGGCCGCACCCATCACGCCGTTAATTTGAAAATCTCCGAAATCGGCATTTTTTGCAGGTTGCAATACGATCGGCTCACCGCCGATACCTGCCGTGTTAAAAGCTGCTTCTACATGCTTTGCTACAGTCTGATGTAATTTCATTATGTATCCGTCTTAATATCATTATGCCGTCTGAAAAATGGCTGCCGCCGAAATGATCGGCGGCAATCTGTCGAACGGCTGAAATTTATATTCGCCGAAAATCGGGCTTTATTTAATCAATCGGCCAAAAGATGCAATGCCTCACGATATTTGGCTACGGTTTTTTCCACCACATCTTCCGGCACTTTGGGAGCGGGAGCCTGTTTGTTCCAGCCGCTTTGCAACAACCAATCACGCACGAACTGTTTGTCGAAAGACGGCGGATTGCTGCCCACACGGTATTGGTCGGCAGGCCAAAAGCGGCTGGAATCAGGAGTCAAAACCTCATCCATTAGGGTTAACGTACCATTTTCGTCCAAGCCAAATTCAAATTTGGTATCGCAAATAATAATACCCCTTGTTTTAGCATATTCTGCGGCTTCCATATAAAGCTGAATGGCTTTGGCACGAACTTCCGCCGCCAACTCTTTACCGATAACGGCCTCACACTCTTCAAAACTGATGTTTTCATCATGGTCGCCCACCGCCGCCTTGGTAGACGGAGTAAAAATCACCTCAGGCAACTGCTGCGCCTCTTGCAAACCTTCCGGCAATTTGATGCCGCATACTGCTCCTGTTTGCTGGTAATCTTTCCAACCGCTTCCGGCCAGATAACCGCGAACAATCGCTTCTACTTTCACCGGTTCGAGTTTTTTGGCTACTACGGCACGCTTTTCCAACAATTTCGCTTCCGATTCGGGTAATACATCATAAACCGTCTCCCCCGTGAAATGGTTAGGCATTATATGGCTGAGTTTCTGGAACCAGAAATTGGAAATTTGGGTAAGAATCTCACCTTTGCCGGGAATAGGATCATCTAAAATAACATCAAAAGCAGACAAACGGTCTGAAGCAACCATCAGCATACGCTTGTCATCTATTTCATAAAGATCCCGCACCTTACCTGAATAAATTTTTTTCAGACTGATTTCACTCATGGCTACCCTACCCGGAAAATTGAATTTAAGCGCGTATTTTACTTGATTTTAAGACGATTGGCACACCGACTTGAGGAGATGCCTTACACCCATGATATTACTATAATCATTTTATCAGAAACCATACCCTGCTTTTTCCCAATCAGAATTCCCTATAATATAATCAACACAGCATTAATTCATACCCAATCAAACAGGCCGTCTGAAATTTTCAGACGGCCTGTTGGCAAGCTCCGTAGTCCGAATATAAAAAACCGCCCGAAT
It encodes:
- the era gene encoding GTPase Era; the encoded protein is MNMDDTQFQIPDANGYRCGFVAIVGRPNVGKSTLMNHLIGQKISITSKKAQTTRHKVTGIYTDDTAQFVFVDTPGFQTHHRNALNDRLNLNVTEAVSGVDVIVFVVEAMRFSDADRIVLQQLPKRTPVLLVVNKIDKDKAKDKLALDAFIAEVCTEFDFAGVEVVSAKHGLRIANLLETLKPFLPESIPMYPEDMVTDKSSRFLAMEIVREKLFRYLGEELPYAMNVEVEQFEEEESGMYRIYIAVLVDKDSQKAILIGKGGERLKKISTEARLDMEKLFDTKVFLKVWVKVKSGWADDVRFLRELGL
- the argS gene encoding arginine--tRNA ligase, with the protein product MKLHQTVAKHVEAAFNTAGIGGEPIVLQPAKNADFGDFQINGVMGAAKKSKQNPRELAQKVADALLQNSVIESAEVAGPGFINLRLKAGFLAEEVYAALSDGHLNVSPCSDPQTVVIDYSSPNLAKEMHVGHLRSSIIGDSLNRVLSYLGHKVIAQNHVGDWGTQFGMLVAYMVEQQQENAEFELADLEQFYRAAKVRFDEDTAFADTAREYVVKLQGGDETVLALWKQFVEISLKHAQAVYDTLGLKLTPADVAGESKYNDDLQTVVDDLVAKNLAVDDEGAKVVFLDEFKNKDGEPAAFIVQKQGGGFLYASTDLACVRYRVGNLKADRLLYVVDTRQKLHFEQLFATSRKAGYLPENVKAEFIGFGTMMGQDGKPFKTRSGDTVKLVDLLDESVERAIGLVKSKNTNLSDEEAAQIGQVVGIGAVKYADLSKNRLSDYVFNWDEMLSFEGNTAPYLQYAYTRVQSVFRKAGEWDENTKPELVEPLEKQLAVELLKFEDVLQSVADTLNPHYLAAYLYQVATLFSRFYEACPILKAEGSTRNSRLQLAALTGETLKQGLGLLGIETLDVM
- the tpx gene encoding thiol peroxidase; translated protein: MSQVTLQGKPVEVAGNFLQAGQTAPDFSLTAGDLSQKSLADFSGKRKILNIFPSVDTGVCAKSVRTFNEQAAAVANTAVLCISADLPFAQARFCGAEGIENVSMLSTFRSDFPENYGVALVSGALQGLTARAVVVLDENNRVLHSELVAEIAHEPDYTAALAVL
- the rnc gene encoding ribonuclease III; amino-acid sequence: MNRRTLQQNHFARIEKQAGYSFSDRSLLERALTHRSFSANNNERFEFIGDAILNYTVAKMLFDAFPKLSEGELSRLRANLVNEAVLAEIAVEMKLGDALFLGVGELKSGGFNRPSILADALEALFAAVSFDADFAAAEKVVRRLFAERVKTVDFKNQGKDAKTLLQEFLQAQRLALPKYRIEKQTGEGADSIFRVSCDLGELGFICYAEAGSRKAAEQSTAKEALAWLEQHRSPKKSKKS
- a CDS encoding DUF4230 domain-containing protein — translated: MKILFRLAVSVLLAAGAYAMWLHYGALKPSENTKVLTREGVLTQIQDLNRLESTAFYIDTIIKTEKQGNWYALWQDAQRGLFLAKGRVVAGVDLNKLTPEHVNVVDNKVIISLPPVEILSVNLDDIEVYDLKTGSLGLHPVDKTVFQTVQAEGRRQVLTSACKAGILEHAQNQAQLQLEKLFALTQTEVSVYPAALPVCKAV
- a CDS encoding phosphoribosylaminoimidazolesuccinocarboxamide synthase, giving the protein MSEISLKKIYSGKVRDLYEIDDKRMLMVASDRLSAFDVILDDPIPGKGEILTQISNFWFQKLSHIMPNHFTGETVYDVLPESEAKLLEKRAVVAKKLEPVKVEAIVRGYLAGSGWKDYQQTGAVCGIKLPEGLQEAQQLPEVIFTPSTKAAVGDHDENISFEECEAVIGKELAAEVRAKAIQLYMEAAEYAKTRGIIICDTKFEFGLDENGTLTLMDEVLTPDSSRFWPADQYRVGSNPPSFDKQFVRDWLLQSGWNKQAPAPKVPEDVVEKTVAKYREALHLLAD